The following coding sequences lie in one Archaeoglobaceae archaeon genomic window:
- a CDS encoding fibrillarin-like rRNA/tRNA 2'-O-methyltransferase: protein MRNVRFFGGIPATKSKYGSHYGEKIFEIGNERFREWVPWRSKLSAVLVKGYEIEFYGNEKVLYLGAASGTTVSHLADILDEGIIYAVEYSAKPFKKLLELAKERENIIPVFADASKPWGYSGIVEKVDLIYQDIAQKNQVEILTSNSEFFLKDGGKFLIMVKAKSIDSTLESSEVFSKVLEELSKRFIILKKGTLEPYHKDHMFVFGVRE, encoded by the coding sequence ATGAGAAACGTTAGATTTTTTGGAGGTATTCCGGCCACGAAAAGTAAATACGGAAGCCACTACGGGGAGAAAATATTTGAGATTGGGAATGAAAGATTCAGAGAGTGGGTGCCATGGAGAAGCAAACTCTCCGCAGTTCTCGTTAAAGGATATGAAATTGAATTTTACGGCAATGAAAAAGTTTTATATCTTGGTGCTGCGAGTGGCACAACGGTTAGCCACCTTGCAGACATTTTGGATGAGGGAATAATCTATGCTGTAGAGTATTCAGCCAAACCATTCAAAAAGCTTCTTGAACTTGCAAAAGAGAGGGAAAATATAATTCCAGTTTTTGCTGACGCGTCAAAGCCGTGGGGATACAGCGGTATTGTGGAAAAAGTCGATCTAATCTATCAGGACATAGCGCAGAAAAACCAAGTCGAAATTCTGACATCGAATTCTGAATTCTTTTTGAAGGATGGGGGAAAATTTCTGATTATGGTTAAGGCCAAAAGCATAGATTCAACACTTGAGTCTTCAGAAGTCTTTTCTAAGGTTTTGGAAGAACTGTCCAAAAGATTTATTATACTTAAAAAGGGAACTCTGGAACCGTATCACAAGGATCACATGTTTGTGTTCGGGGTGAGAGAGTGA
- a CDS encoding extracellular solute-binding protein yields the protein MVDRSRRDFLKIAVAGIATMALGSLAGCLTRREELVICNWSYYINETLLDVFSSHIGVPRDAIIYEEYEDPNYILTKLEAGVSGYDVIILPDYCVDIARKKNLLLELDKKLIPNSRYLDEKFLNLPYDPEGKFSIVYMWGSTGFAWRSGIEDVTTLEQIFNPEYGFLPKYRKKITMLEEATEVICSCKAYLGKKMDDWSDETLEEVKDVLIKQKPYLASYAGANIYYEGLKRGAIYVAQAYNGDIARLREEFSEVYFGVPEEGGTIWTDNFCIPKDAKNVKAAHEFINFMLDPEIAAANSKLIRYANPVKASWDLLGELLEDPIVYPPEEVQKKMWLMPSLSEEERRKIERLMLEVKAL from the coding sequence ATGGTTGACAGGAGCAGAAGAGATTTTCTTAAAATTGCTGTTGCTGGAATTGCAACAATGGCTTTAGGCAGTTTAGCTGGGTGTTTGACGCGTAGAGAAGAACTTGTAATATGCAACTGGTCATACTACATTAACGAAACTTTACTCGACGTATTTTCAAGTCACATCGGGGTTCCCAGAGATGCAATTATCTACGAAGAATACGAGGATCCAAATTACATCTTAACCAAGCTTGAGGCGGGTGTGAGTGGTTATGATGTCATAATTTTGCCAGACTACTGCGTTGACATAGCTAGAAAGAAAAATCTGCTTTTAGAACTCGACAAAAAACTAATACCAAATTCAAGATACCTTGATGAAAAGTTTCTGAATTTACCATATGACCCAGAAGGCAAATTCAGCATTGTCTACATGTGGGGTTCCACGGGCTTTGCCTGGAGAAGTGGTATTGAAGATGTTACCACACTTGAACAGATCTTCAATCCCGAGTATGGATTCCTACCGAAGTATAGAAAAAAGATAACCATGCTTGAGGAGGCAACTGAAGTTATCTGCTCCTGTAAGGCTTATCTGGGTAAAAAGATGGATGACTGGAGCGATGAAACACTCGAAGAAGTGAAGGATGTTCTGATCAAACAGAAACCCTACCTTGCAAGTTATGCTGGAGCCAATATTTACTATGAAGGCCTGAAGAGAGGTGCTATCTATGTCGCACAAGCCTACAACGGAGATATAGCAAGGCTGAGGGAGGAGTTTAGTGAAGTTTATTTTGGAGTGCCAGAAGAAGGTGGCACCATATGGACGGATAACTTCTGCATTCCAAAAGACGCAAAGAATGTAAAAGCCGCACACGAATTCATAAACTTTATGCTCGATCCAGAGATTGCAGCAGCCAATTCCAAGTTAATAAGATATGCAAATCCAGTAAAGGCCTCCTGGGACCTCTTAGGTGAACTTCTCGAAGATCCGATTGTTTATCCGCCCGAAGAAGTTCAGAAGAAAATGTGGCTGATGCCCTCGCTCAGCGAAGAAGAGAGACGAAAAATTGAGAGGTTAATGCTCGAAGTGAAAGCTCTTTAA
- a CDS encoding DUF362 domain-containing protein has product MEVFLVDSRAIVLEPEKWYQPKLSLVSKLRNLIDESGILDEIQKGDIVAVKTHFGDKGTTKTLRSVYIRAVVEKVIERGGKPFVTETTGLGMIRPRCTALGRLEIAEENGYTQQTLKAPIIIADGLLGLDFVEVSINGKYLKKVYVAKAIAEADAVVFCTHFKLHMQSGIGGSIKNVGVGCVAKPSKFDLHAKGYPRIVAEKCTKCGKCVEICPVGAIQDYKIIEERCLRCTGCAEVCKDDAIEIEWLLGKEVGDRIVECAKGVSKVVKKMSFLNFILDVTPHCDCHPYSDNPLIPDIGILASKDMVAIDKASYDLYLKAQPISDIFATGRFWQWTDPESMLEFAEEVGLGKSGYKLTKVD; this is encoded by the coding sequence ATGGAAGTTTTTCTGGTCGACTCAAGGGCCATTGTGCTTGAACCTGAGAAATGGTATCAACCCAAATTGAGCCTTGTAAGCAAACTGCGAAATCTAATTGATGAAAGCGGTATTCTCGATGAAATCCAGAAAGGAGACATAGTCGCAGTCAAAACCCATTTTGGAGACAAAGGAACAACAAAAACCCTAAGAAGTGTTTATATAAGGGCAGTTGTCGAAAAGGTTATAGAAAGGGGAGGCAAACCATTTGTAACCGAAACTACAGGTTTGGGAATGATAAGACCGAGATGCACTGCCCTTGGCAGACTTGAGATTGCTGAAGAAAATGGCTACACCCAGCAAACCTTAAAAGCGCCAATAATAATAGCTGATGGTTTGCTCGGTCTTGACTTTGTAGAAGTTTCAATAAATGGAAAATATCTTAAGAAAGTATACGTCGCAAAAGCCATAGCTGAAGCCGACGCAGTCGTTTTCTGCACTCATTTCAAGTTACATATGCAATCCGGAATTGGAGGGAGTATAAAGAACGTTGGTGTTGGATGTGTTGCAAAGCCATCAAAATTCGACTTGCATGCAAAGGGTTATCCGAGAATTGTGGCTGAAAAATGCACCAAATGTGGAAAATGCGTTGAAATATGCCCCGTTGGCGCGATCCAGGATTATAAAATTATCGAAGAAAGGTGTCTAAGATGCACGGGCTGTGCAGAGGTATGCAAAGATGATGCGATAGAGATAGAATGGCTTTTAGGCAAAGAAGTTGGCGACAGGATTGTAGAGTGTGCAAAAGGGGTTTCGAAGGTCGTGAAAAAAATGTCCTTCCTGAATTTCATCCTTGACGTAACTCCGCACTGCGATTGCCATCCTTATAGCGACAATCCTCTTATTCCAGACATTGGTATCTTAGCTTCAAAAGACATGGTAGCAATAGATAAGGCGAGCTACGATCTTTATCTGAAAGCTCAACCAATCAGCGACATATTCGCTACGGGCAGATTCTGGCAGTGGACTGATCCGGAAAGCATGTTAGAGTTTGCAGAAGAAGTTGGTTTAGGAAAAAGTGGCTATAAACTAACAAAAGTAGACTAA
- a CDS encoding RNA-processing protein, giving the protein MQKLSYNLWFGKFNGEVEVSKDLKQSFKSARNDAPLQFNVSEIGLKIFGNNYYNLLRKIAIDVAEEKVEKELKSDDKYVIVLVKALEQLDEAINALKEKKEDLELVRETEIQEEFANTLEKLERLRLRIEDEIASVMEKIAPNLTEIAGVKIGAKLIERFGSLENLAKAPASKIQIIGAERSLYRALAKIRKGKEAKVPKHGIIFAHGFIRNLPKHKRGKMARFLAAKISIASKIDFFRGELEEGLYESLKNRFERLRRA; this is encoded by the coding sequence GTGCAGAAATTGAGCTATAATCTCTGGTTTGGTAAGTTCAATGGAGAAGTTGAAGTTTCCAAGGATTTGAAACAATCATTTAAGTCGGCCAGAAATGATGCTCCATTGCAATTTAACGTTTCCGAGATCGGTTTGAAAATATTTGGTAATAATTATTATAATTTACTAAGAAAAATTGCTATCGATGTTGCCGAGGAAAAAGTCGAAAAAGAGCTGAAGAGCGACGATAAGTATGTAATTGTCCTCGTAAAAGCGCTTGAACAACTCGATGAAGCTATAAACGCTCTAAAAGAGAAAAAAGAAGATTTAGAACTTGTTAGAGAGACTGAAATTCAAGAAGAATTTGCGAACACTCTTGAAAAGCTGGAGAGACTAAGATTGAGGATTGAAGATGAAATAGCTTCGGTTATGGAAAAAATTGCCCCAAATCTAACTGAAATAGCAGGAGTTAAAATCGGAGCAAAGCTTATAGAGCGATTTGGAAGTCTTGAAAATCTTGCAAAAGCACCTGCAAGTAAGATACAAATAATTGGTGCCGAAAGAAGCCTTTACAGGGCTTTAGCTAAAATTAGGAAAGGTAAAGAAGCCAAAGTTCCAAAGCACGGAATTATTTTCGCACATGGTTTCATTCGAAATCTTCCAAAACACAAGAGAGGCAAGATGGCGAGGTTTTTGGCAGCAAAAATCTCAATTGCTTCGAAAATTGACTTCTTTAGAGGAGAACTTGAGGAAGGACTTTATGAATCGCTAAAAAACAGGTTTGAGAGGTTAAGACGGGCATGA
- a CDS encoding ABC transporter permease gives MRRELAFPSLAYLLIFFYIPFLIVLLYSVGFPEFTLKYYAELFDALYLKVFINSLILAGTTTILCLILAYPVAYYIALKAGKWKNFLLVLVILPFWISFLLRTYAIMTLLNPLGLMFTFPAILIGMVYDYLPFMILPLYASLERLSRSQLEASYVLGARPAETFLRVTLPLSKPGIVAGIILVFTPALGEFVVPLMLGGTYMTIGTVTWDLFLRYHNWWKGSALSTLYIFVVLVAITIYIKRAGRIEL, from the coding sequence ATGAGGCGTGAACTCGCTTTTCCTTCCTTAGCATACCTTCTGATTTTTTTCTACATTCCGTTTCTAATAGTTCTCCTTTACAGTGTTGGTTTTCCCGAATTCACCCTCAAATACTATGCGGAGCTATTTGATGCTCTGTACCTCAAGGTCTTTATTAACTCGCTAATCCTTGCAGGAACCACCACTATCCTTTGTCTGATCCTGGCCTATCCCGTAGCATACTATATCGCTCTAAAAGCTGGAAAATGGAAAAATTTTTTACTCGTTCTTGTTATTCTTCCATTCTGGATTAGTTTTTTGCTCAGAACTTATGCGATAATGACTCTACTAAACCCGCTTGGATTAATGTTCACGTTTCCAGCGATCCTTATTGGAATGGTATACGATTATTTACCCTTCATGATTCTTCCTTTATACGCTTCCCTTGAGCGACTAAGTAGATCACAACTCGAGGCATCCTACGTGCTCGGTGCAAGGCCCGCAGAGACTTTCTTAAGAGTGACTTTACCACTCTCAAAACCTGGAATCGTCGCGGGGATCATTCTCGTATTTACTCCAGCCCTTGGAGAGTTTGTTGTGCCACTAATGCTTGGTGGGACATACATGACAATCGGAACAGTAACCTGGGATCTATTCCTAAGGTATCACAACTGGTGGAAAGGTTCGGCTCTTTCGACGCTCTATATTTTTGTAGTGTTGGTTGCAATAACCATATACATAAAAAGAGCCGGGAGGATCGAGTTATGA
- a CDS encoding phenylacetate--CoA ligase — translation MFWSPTIERLPVKELERIQEKKLKNLVRNAYEYSPFYKRRFRELGIHPTDIQSLKDLKKLPFTKKQDLRDNYPFGMFAVPLSQIVRFHASSGTTGKPTLVGYTEDDIRVWVESLCRGLISCGVTNEDIMQIAYGYGLFTGGLGFHYAAEKIGATALPVSAGNTERQINLMKDLGVTVIACTPSYMLYMTEFAEKKMNTSLRETKLRMGIFGAEPWSEETRKRIEDKTGIVAYDVYGTSELSGPLFTECIERNGLHVWADHFLIEVIDPESGEQVGEGEKGELVVTTLSKEAMPLIRWRTGDITILETEKCNCGRTHPRIMRILGRSDDMLIVRGVNVFPSQIEHVLMQIPELGDHYMIILDREENLDVMTVQVELSDKVAIDKPADILNLTKKVEERLRVVLGISAKVELVNPGTLQRFEGKAKRVIDKRKI, via the coding sequence ATGTTCTGGAGTCCGACGATAGAAAGGCTGCCCGTAAAGGAGCTGGAGAGAATACAGGAGAAGAAGTTGAAAAATCTTGTTAGAAATGCTTACGAATACTCCCCATTCTACAAGCGGAGATTTAGGGAGCTTGGAATTCACCCAACCGATATTCAGAGCCTTAAAGACCTCAAAAAGTTACCTTTTACAAAGAAGCAGGATTTGAGGGACAATTACCCATTCGGAATGTTTGCAGTGCCCTTATCGCAGATCGTTAGATTCCATGCATCGAGTGGCACCACCGGAAAACCTACCTTGGTCGGATATACCGAGGATGACATAAGGGTCTGGGTTGAGAGTCTTTGTAGAGGTCTTATAAGTTGCGGAGTTACAAATGAGGATATAATGCAGATTGCATATGGCTACGGACTTTTCACAGGTGGGTTAGGTTTTCACTATGCTGCTGAGAAAATAGGAGCCACAGCCTTACCCGTGTCGGCAGGGAATACTGAGAGACAAATCAACCTGATGAAAGATCTCGGAGTCACGGTAATTGCATGCACACCATCATACATGCTCTACATGACCGAATTTGCAGAAAAAAAGATGAACACAAGCCTTAGAGAGACAAAGCTGAGAATGGGAATATTCGGAGCTGAGCCGTGGAGCGAGGAAACGAGAAAAAGAATAGAAGATAAGACAGGAATTGTTGCCTATGACGTCTATGGAACTTCTGAGCTTAGCGGTCCGCTATTCACTGAATGCATTGAAAGAAACGGGCTCCATGTATGGGCAGATCATTTCCTAATTGAAGTGATAGATCCCGAGAGTGGCGAGCAGGTAGGCGAGGGTGAGAAAGGGGAACTCGTTGTCACAACGCTTAGCAAAGAAGCCATGCCCTTGATAAGATGGAGAACTGGAGACATAACGATCCTTGAAACTGAGAAATGCAACTGCGGAAGAACTCACCCGAGAATCATGAGAATTCTTGGGAGAAGCGACGACATGCTAATAGTTCGCGGAGTTAACGTGTTCCCAAGCCAGATAGAGCACGTTCTCATGCAGATTCCTGAGCTCGGGGATCACTACATGATAATTCTCGATCGAGAGGAAAATCTCGATGTGATGACTGTGCAAGTGGAGTTAAGCGACAAAGTTGCCATAGACAAGCCCGCAGATATTCTTAACCTTACAAAGAAAGTTGAGGAAAGGCTTAGAGTTGTTCTCGGTATCTCTGCAAAGGTTGAACTTGTGAACCCCGGCACTCTTCAGAGATTTGAAGGAAAAGCCAAGAGAGTTATTGATAAAAGAAAGATCTGA
- a CDS encoding ABC transporter ATP-binding protein has product MVEFAVELDGVSKSYSGFEAVRDIQLKIRKGEFFSILGPSGSGKTTILRLIAGLLFPDKGSIRLMGEDMTRVPPYKRSVGMVFQELALFPHLNVFENVAYGLRVRKVPEQEIKRKVRECLEIVNLDPETFERRKINQLSGGQQQRVAIARALAIEPSVLLLDEPLGSLDLKLRQHMMSELKRIQKTVKTTFVYVTHDQSEALIMSDRIAVINRGSIEQIGTPTEIYESPATKFVAEFIGEMNFILAEAHNGKLISDIGFIRVSKLNGAKKVVVAIRPEKIKIGGTGLDNVYNAIIEEISYLGGFVSVKARVNGISLKCLTSSETRFEENQMVEIGWRADDAIVFEA; this is encoded by the coding sequence ATGGTTGAGTTCGCAGTCGAGCTCGACGGAGTTTCTAAAAGTTACTCGGGTTTTGAAGCAGTGAGGGATATTCAGCTCAAAATCCGCAAAGGAGAGTTCTTCTCAATCCTTGGGCCAAGTGGGTCTGGAAAAACAACGATTCTTAGACTGATTGCAGGTCTGCTATTTCCAGACAAGGGCTCCATTAGACTAATGGGAGAAGACATGACCCGCGTTCCACCATACAAAAGAAGTGTGGGAATGGTTTTTCAAGAACTCGCACTATTTCCGCATCTGAACGTTTTTGAGAACGTCGCGTATGGTTTAAGAGTTAGAAAAGTTCCCGAACAAGAGATAAAAAGAAAAGTCAGAGAGTGTTTGGAAATAGTCAATCTCGACCCTGAAACGTTTGAAAGAAGAAAGATAAACCAGCTTTCCGGGGGGCAGCAACAAAGAGTTGCAATAGCAAGAGCTTTGGCCATAGAACCTTCAGTTCTCTTGCTTGACGAGCCTCTGGGGTCTTTAGATTTGAAACTTAGACAGCACATGATGTCCGAACTTAAAAGAATACAGAAGACAGTAAAGACGACCTTTGTCTATGTGACCCACGACCAGTCTGAGGCTCTGATCATGTCTGACAGGATTGCAGTGATAAATCGTGGATCTATAGAACAAATCGGAACTCCCACAGAGATCTACGAGAGCCCTGCAACGAAGTTTGTTGCGGAATTCATTGGAGAAATGAACTTCATACTTGCAGAAGCGCATAATGGCAAACTCATAAGCGATATAGGTTTCATAAGGGTCTCTAAACTAAACGGAGCAAAGAAGGTTGTCGTTGCAATACGTCCAGAGAAGATTAAAATTGGAGGTACAGGACTTGACAACGTCTACAATGCTATAATTGAGGAGATTTCATATCTTGGAGGATTCGTATCGGTGAAAGCAAGAGTAAATGGTATTTCTCTCAAGTGTCTTACATCTTCGGAGACAAGATTTGAGGAAAATCAAATGGTTGAAATTGGATGGAGAGCGGATGACGCAATAGTTTTTGAGGCATGA
- a CDS encoding ACT domain-containing protein, with the protein MIKQLSVFVENKPGRLASVTEVLFRRGVNLRAFMIADAGDFGIIRMVVDKTEEAYNALKSAGFTVTLNEVLAVEVEDKPGELYRISKALGDEGINIDYVYAFTSEKHKALIIFRVDDISRAKTILEKLGVLFKGKIE; encoded by the coding sequence ATGATTAAACAGCTTTCTGTTTTTGTGGAGAACAAGCCCGGAAGACTTGCGTCGGTAACGGAGGTTTTATTCAGGAGGGGGGTAAATTTAAGGGCATTCATGATAGCAGATGCGGGAGACTTTGGAATTATCAGGATGGTAGTCGATAAAACCGAGGAAGCATACAATGCACTTAAATCGGCCGGATTCACAGTCACTCTTAACGAAGTTCTGGCTGTGGAGGTTGAGGATAAACCTGGAGAACTTTACAGAATTTCTAAGGCTCTTGGGGATGAGGGAATAAACATAGATTACGTTTATGCCTTTACGTCAGAAAAGCACAAGGCTTTGATAATTTTCAGAGTCGATGACATAAGTAGGGCAAAAACAATTCTTGAAAAGCTCGGGGTTTTGTTTAAGGGTAAAATAGAGTAA
- a CDS encoding ABC transporter permease has product MFEDRAIVNAFYNSLFLAILSTFFSVILGTLAAYAFIRTNMKFESLFYAPIVIPEITEALSLLMFYKLISFPLGFYSVLIGHIAFNVSFVYVIVKARLSAQLKSIEEASLTLGANEIQTFFKVTVPLAMPGIVAGSLIAFTLSWDNFVKTVFTTGPGFQTLPLIIWSQAARGVVSPTLNALTTLMLITSFVLAYLYARISLKRE; this is encoded by the coding sequence TTGTTTGAAGATAGGGCGATAGTGAATGCCTTTTACAACAGTCTTTTTTTGGCAATTCTTTCCACGTTTTTTTCTGTAATTCTTGGCACTTTAGCAGCTTACGCCTTCATTAGAACCAATATGAAATTTGAGTCTCTTTTCTACGCACCAATAGTCATCCCCGAAATTACCGAAGCTCTTTCACTGCTCATGTTTTACAAGCTTATTTCTTTTCCTCTTGGATTTTACTCAGTTCTGATAGGCCACATAGCATTTAATGTGTCATTTGTATATGTAATTGTCAAGGCTAGACTTTCGGCCCAGTTAAAATCGATTGAGGAGGCTTCACTAACCCTTGGAGCAAATGAAATCCAGACTTTCTTTAAAGTAACAGTCCCACTCGCCATGCCAGGAATAGTTGCAGGCTCGCTCATAGCCTTCACACTTTCATGGGATAATTTCGTAAAGACAGTCTTCACTACTGGCCCAGGATTCCAGACTTTACCACTCATCATCTGGTCTCAAGCTGCGAGAGGTGTTGTTAGTCCAACTTTGAACGCCTTAACGACTTTAATGCTAATAACATCCTTTGTTCTCGCTTATCTCTACGCCAGAATCTCTCTGAAGAGAGAGTAA